One Lachnospiraceae bacterium C1.1 genomic region harbors:
- a CDS encoding N-acetyl sugar amidotransferase produces MNKKDVINLYHLPKEVKYCKKCTMSNQRPRITFDEEGVCSACRFAEKKKNDIDWNERRIELEKLCDKYRSNDGSYDVIVPCSGGKDGSFVAHQLKHVYKMHPLCVTWASLVDSAPGKKNLEHFIEAGFDHLLASPNQKVKRILTKLSFELMGDPFQPFIYGQYNYPLTVSVNYNIPLIMYGENGEVEYGGSMKTADSPTRTVEDQSAMYFSSIPPEKYLEYGLTKENLYPYLAPPMEKIRAIGTQVHFMSYYVKWDPRKNYEYCVKNTGFQPAPERSIGTYTNFASLDDEIDGFHYWLSYIKFGIGRAISDTAHEIRDGYMSRDEGVELVRKYDGEFPEKYFNTFLDYCDITEEQFWDIIDSWRSDHIWEKKEGKWILRHPIE; encoded by the coding sequence ATGAATAAAAAAGATGTAATAAACTTGTATCATTTACCTAAGGAAGTAAAGTATTGTAAGAAATGTACTATGTCAAATCAAAGACCACGTATTACATTTGATGAGGAGGGTGTTTGTAGTGCTTGTAGGTTCGCTGAAAAAAAGAAAAATGACATTGACTGGAATGAACGAAGAATTGAGCTTGAAAAGCTTTGTGATAAATATAGAAGTAACGATGGCTCATATGATGTTATAGTACCATGTTCTGGTGGAAAAGATGGAAGTTTTGTTGCTCACCAATTAAAGCATGTATATAAAATGCACCCGCTGTGTGTTACTTGGGCCTCTTTGGTCGACTCAGCTCCAGGAAAAAAGAATTTAGAGCATTTTATTGAGGCTGGATTTGATCATTTACTTGCATCTCCTAATCAGAAAGTAAAAAGAATCCTTACAAAGCTATCATTTGAGCTGATGGGAGATCCATTTCAGCCATTCATTTATGGTCAATATAATTATCCCCTGACAGTAAGTGTTAATTATAATATTCCTCTTATTATGTATGGCGAGAATGGTGAGGTTGAATATGGAGGGAGCATGAAGACAGCGGACTCTCCAACTAGAACAGTAGAAGATCAATCAGCAATGTACTTTTCAAGTATTCCACCCGAAAAATACTTGGAATACGGATTGACAAAAGAGAATTTATATCCATACTTGGCTCCGCCAATGGAGAAGATACGTGCAATTGGCACACAGGTTCATTTTATGTCATATTATGTAAAATGGGATCCAAGGAAGAATTACGAATATTGTGTTAAAAATACGGGATTTCAACCGGCACCTGAAAGATCAATAGGGACATACACAAATTTTGCATCGTTGGATGACGAGATAGATGGATTCCATTATTGGTTAAGTTATATAAAATTTGGAATAGGTAGGGCAATATCTGACACGGCTCATGAAATTAGAGATGGATACATGTCAAGAGATGAAGGTGTGGAGTTAGTTAGAAAGTATGATGGAGAATTTCCTGAAAAGTACTTTAATACATTTCTTGATTATTGCGATATAACAGAAGAACAGTTTTGGGATATAATCGATTCTTGGAGATCGGATCATATTTGGGAGAAAAAAGAAGGTAAATGGATTTTAAGGCATCCGATCGAATAA
- the tuf gene encoding elongation factor Tu — protein MAKAHFERTKPHVNIGTIGHVDHGKTTLTAAITSVLAERVEGNAKVDFENIDKAPEERERGITISTAHVEYETENRHYAHVDCPGHADYVKNMITGAAQMDGAILVVAATDGVMAQTKEHVLLARQVGVPYIVVFLNKCDMVDDPELIELVEMEIRDLLTEYDFPGDDTPIIQGSALKALEDPNGEWGDKILELMKAVDEYIPTPQRPTDKPFLMPVEDVFTITGRGTVATGRVERGTIHLNDEVEIVGIREEVKKTVVTGIEMFRKLLDEGQAGDNIGALLRGVDRKDIERGQVLAKPGTVTCHTNFTAQVYVLTKDEGGRHTPFFNNYRPQFYFRTTDVTGVINLPEGTEMCMPGDNVEMTIELIHPIAMEQGLTFAIREGGRTVGSGRVASIIK, from the coding sequence ATGGCAAAGGCACATTTTGAGAGAACTAAGCCCCATGTAAACATCGGAACCATTGGCCACGTTGACCATGGTAAGACAACTCTTACAGCTGCTATCACAAGCGTACTTGCTGAAAGAGTTGAAGGTAACGCAAAGGTTGACTTCGAGAACATCGATAAGGCTCCTGAAGAGAGAGAAAGAGGAATCACCATCTCTACAGCTCACGTTGAGTATGAGACAGAGAATCGTCACTATGCTCACGTTGACTGCCCTGGCCACGCTGACTATGTAAAGAACATGATCACCGGTGCAGCTCAGATGGACGGCGCAATCCTTGTTGTTGCTGCTACTGACGGTGTTATGGCTCAGACCAAAGAGCACGTTCTTCTTGCTCGTCAGGTTGGTGTTCCTTACATCGTTGTATTCCTTAACAAGTGCGATATGGTTGATGATCCTGAACTTATCGAGCTCGTTGAGATGGAGATCAGAGACCTCCTTACAGAGTACGACTTCCCGGGCGATGATACACCTATCATCCAGGGTTCAGCTCTTAAGGCTCTTGAGGATCCTAACGGTGAATGGGGCGACAAGATCCTTGAGCTCATGAAGGCTGTTGATGAGTATATTCCTACACCTCAGAGACCTACAGACAAGCCTTTCCTTATGCCTGTCGAGGACGTATTCACAATCACAGGTCGTGGAACTGTTGCTACAGGCCGTGTAGAGCGTGGTACAATTCACCTTAACGACGAAGTTGAAATCGTTGGTATCCGTGAGGAAGTTAAGAAGACTGTTGTAACCGGTATCGAGATGTTCCGTAAGCTTCTTGATGAAGGTCAGGCTGGTGATAACATCGGTGCTCTCCTTCGTGGTGTTGATCGTAAAGACATTGAAAGAGGTCAGGTTCTTGCAAAGCCCGGCACAGTAACATGCCACACAAACTTCACTGCACAGGTTTACGTTCTTACAAAGGATGAAGGTGGACGTCATACTCCTTTCTTCAATAACTATCGTCCTCAGTTCTATTTCAGAACAACTGACGTTACTGGTGTTATCAACCTTCCTGAAGGAACAGAGATGTGCATGCCTGGTGATAACGTAGAGATGACAATCGAGCTCATCCATCCTATCGCTATGGAGCAGGGTCTTACATTCGCTATCCGTGAGGGTGGTAGAACAGTAGGATCAGGAAGAGTTGCTTCTATCATTAAGTAA
- a CDS encoding N-acetylneuraminate synthase family protein, translating to MHFNENIKIDNYILSNNNPVFIVGEAGVNHNGSIENAKKLVDIACRAKVDAVKFQMFKSENLVLSNVDKAPYQKKSTDKMQSQYDMLKKLELCEDEYVEVFNYARNQGIIPLCTPFDDYSLDFLDKLNVSAFKVAATDLTNIHFLRKIAKKGRPIILSAGMCYLEEVRVALEAIYPFNRDVILLQCTANYPLENNEVNLNVIDTFKQEFDIIVGYSDHSKGIGAAPYAVAKGAKFIEKHFTIDKESAGPDHKASVTPDELRELVIEIRKVEQYLGNHIKTPTLSESFTRKSLQKCLVTNCKIRKGEYFSKNNVTAKRTGGEGISALYFDYIMGKIVNRDYDENEIIDML from the coding sequence ATGCATTTTAATGAAAACATAAAAATTGATAATTATATATTGAGTAATAATAATCCGGTCTTTATAGTTGGTGAAGCTGGCGTAAATCATAACGGCAGCATAGAAAATGCAAAAAAATTGGTTGATATTGCATGTAGGGCGAAAGTAGATGCAGTTAAGTTTCAAATGTTTAAATCTGAAAATCTGGTATTAAGTAATGTTGATAAAGCACCTTATCAAAAGAAGTCTACTGATAAAATGCAGTCGCAATATGATATGTTAAAAAAGTTGGAACTTTGCGAAGATGAATATGTAGAAGTATTCAATTATGCCAGAAACCAAGGGATTATTCCATTGTGTACTCCTTTTGATGATTATAGCTTAGATTTCTTAGATAAATTAAACGTATCTGCATTCAAAGTGGCGGCTACTGATTTAACAAATATTCATTTTTTGAGAAAGATAGCTAAAAAGGGTAGACCAATTATTCTTTCTGCTGGTATGTGCTACTTAGAAGAAGTTAGAGTGGCATTGGAGGCTATTTATCCATTTAATAGAGATGTCATTCTTCTACAGTGTACTGCTAACTATCCATTAGAGAATAATGAGGTGAATCTAAACGTAATTGATACTTTCAAACAGGAGTTTGATATTATAGTTGGATACTCCGATCATTCAAAAGGGATAGGCGCAGCACCATATGCTGTTGCTAAAGGAGCAAAGTTTATTGAAAAACATTTTACAATTGATAAGGAGTCGGCAGGACCTGACCACAAGGCATCCGTAACGCCGGATGAACTTAGGGAACTTGTTATAGAAATTAGAAAGGTTGAACAGTATTTAGGAAATCATATTAAAACCCCTACTCTCTCGGAAAGCTTTACCCGTAAATCCTTGCAAAAATGTCTCGTTACAAATTGTAAAATAAGAAAAGGTGAATATTTCTCAAAGAACAACGTGACTGCAAAAAGGACAGGGGGAGAAGGCATTAGTGCATTATATTTCGATTATATAATGGGGA
- a CDS encoding HAD family hydrolase, producing MNLRTVRRLGVLLMTVSLLATGCGAKKADKTQGAGQAPTEQAVETTASEAKESEAAKTDNTAEKATEENTDNSSTADAEKTEENNAEAAELSYWTEGSPAAESIKQYVEETTDESSDKFIPVEDRIAVFDMDGTIIGELYPSYFEYMMFIHRALYDENYEAPADMKKFAVALEEGIKTGKLPENNERLHAKYAGQSYAGMTIDELKAYTKEFMNSEAEGFENLTRGEAFYKPMVSLVSYLDAHDFQCYIVSGSDRTICRAIIDEKLPIPENRVIGMSYTMVATGQEDTDGLDYVYTKDDEVVLGGDLIIKTIKMNKVSEIALEIGKVPVLSFGNSSGDISMAQYTVNNKDYESKAYMVLADDTVREVGNVEKAESMKTTCEELGFETISMKDDFAEIYGDDVTRVTETETEAAEETEAAESEEATEESTEAEEEELEKAA from the coding sequence ATGAATTTAAGGACAGTGAGAAGATTAGGGGTTCTGTTAATGACGGTAAGTTTACTGGCAACGGGATGTGGAGCAAAAAAAGCTGATAAAACCCAAGGCGCAGGTCAGGCGCCAACAGAACAGGCAGTAGAAACTACTGCATCTGAAGCAAAAGAAAGCGAAGCAGCAAAAACAGATAATACTGCTGAGAAGGCGACAGAGGAAAATACTGATAACAGCAGCACTGCTGATGCTGAAAAGACAGAGGAAAACAATGCTGAGGCGGCAGAGCTTTCGTATTGGACAGAAGGTTCACCGGCAGCAGAGTCAATAAAACAGTATGTAGAGGAGACTACAGACGAGTCATCAGATAAATTCATACCTGTCGAGGACAGAATAGCAGTATTCGATATGGACGGAACAATAATTGGTGAGCTCTATCCATCATATTTTGAGTATATGATGTTCATACACAGAGCATTATATGATGAGAATTATGAGGCACCTGCGGATATGAAAAAATTCGCTGTGGCTTTGGAAGAGGGAATAAAAACAGGAAAACTTCCGGAAAACAATGAGCGTCTGCATGCTAAATATGCCGGACAGTCCTATGCAGGAATGACGATCGATGAATTAAAAGCCTATACAAAAGAATTTATGAATTCAGAAGCTGAGGGATTCGAGAACCTGACACGCGGAGAGGCATTTTATAAGCCCATGGTATCTTTGGTTTCATACCTTGATGCTCATGATTTCCAGTGCTATATAGTCAGTGGATCAGACAGAACGATCTGCCGTGCAATAATCGATGAAAAGCTCCCTATACCTGAGAACAGGGTTATCGGAATGAGCTACACAATGGTTGCAACAGGTCAGGAAGACACAGATGGTCTCGATTACGTCTATACAAAAGATGACGAGGTTGTTCTAGGCGGAGACCTTATCATCAAGACGATCAAAATGAATAAAGTAAGTGAGATTGCTTTGGAAATCGGTAAGGTTCCAGTTTTATCATTTGGAAATAGCTCCGGTGACATTTCAATGGCTCAGTACACAGTAAATAACAAAGATTATGAGTCAAAGGCTTACATGGTTCTGGCGGACGATACAGTTCGTGAGGTAGGCAATGTTGAAAAGGCAGAGTCAATGAAGACAACCTGCGAAGAGCTTGGCTTCGAGACCATCTCAATGAAAGATGATTTCGCCGAGATATATGGCGATGACGTAACAAGAGTTACTGAAACAGAAACTGAAGCTGCTGAAGAAACTGAGGCTGCTGAAAGCGAAGAAGCAACAGAGGAATCAACAGAGGCAGAAGAGGAAGAATTAGAAAAAGCTGCATAA
- a CDS encoding aminotransferase class I/II-fold pyridoxal phosphate-dependent enzyme, whose product MHTNLSELLIFVNDSIRSSLIRINDNGKNTLFVIDDEKHLKGIITDGDIRRLLIDGVKLSQPISNYYNRNCVYGYYNSRKSELNKLFREGIHLVPLIDEEFKVVDYIEFQNDFHIPVAEPYLNGNEYRYLTDVLTSTWISSKGAYIDRFEKQFADYVGCQYGVATCNGTVALHLALTAMGISQGDEVIVPNLTFAATINSVLFCGATPVLVDVEEDSWCISTEEIRKAITSKTKAIVPVHIYGQPCNMETINEIARDNGLFVVEDCAEAHGAEFDGRKVGSIGDVGCFSFFGNKVITTGEGGICVTNDKNVYEKMKILRDHGMSKSKRYYHEVVGFNYRMTNMQAAIGCAQLEQIESILDWRRKLEDKYFEKMGTIPLVKLQNRSIDKTKKIPWLISILVPEEKRSFITEKLLYYGIETRDFFITLSDMKIYQKYKFSDTNSKKLSRCGINLPTNNKVDDNVIELITKIIREVIDSRG is encoded by the coding sequence ATGCATACTAATTTAAGTGAATTACTTATATTTGTAAATGACAGTATTCGTAGTTCTTTGATTAGAATTAACGATAATGGAAAAAATACATTGTTCGTTATAGATGACGAAAAGCATTTAAAAGGAATTATTACTGATGGTGACATAAGAAGACTTTTGATTGATGGCGTAAAACTGAGCCAGCCGATATCAAACTACTACAATAGAAATTGTGTCTATGGCTATTACAATTCACGAAAAAGTGAATTGAATAAACTGTTTAGGGAAGGAATACATTTAGTACCACTTATAGATGAAGAGTTCAAGGTTGTAGATTATATTGAGTTTCAGAATGATTTTCATATACCAGTTGCAGAACCATACCTAAATGGAAATGAATATAGGTATTTGACAGATGTCCTTACGTCAACATGGATTTCAAGTAAAGGGGCGTATATTGATAGATTCGAAAAACAGTTTGCAGATTATGTGGGTTGTCAATATGGAGTGGCTACTTGTAATGGGACTGTTGCCCTTCATCTTGCCTTGACTGCCATGGGTATCAGTCAAGGAGATGAAGTAATAGTTCCTAATCTTACTTTTGCAGCTACTATAAATTCTGTTTTGTTCTGTGGTGCCACTCCGGTTTTGGTTGATGTGGAAGAGGATAGCTGGTGCATATCAACAGAAGAAATTAGAAAGGCTATAACTTCTAAGACAAAGGCTATAGTACCAGTGCATATATATGGACAACCTTGTAATATGGAGACGATAAATGAGATTGCAAGGGATAATGGTTTGTTTGTAGTAGAGGATTGTGCAGAAGCGCATGGTGCTGAATTTGATGGGCGCAAGGTAGGATCCATAGGCGATGTAGGATGTTTTTCTTTTTTTGGTAATAAAGTTATTACCACGGGAGAGGGAGGAATATGCGTAACAAATGATAAAAATGTTTATGAAAAAATGAAGATACTGCGAGATCATGGTATGTCCAAATCAAAGAGATATTATCATGAGGTTGTGGGCTTTAATTATAGAATGACAAATATGCAAGCAGCAATAGGTTGTGCACAGCTAGAGCAAATTGAATCTATATTAGACTGGAGGAGAAAACTCGAGGACAAATACTTTGAGAAAATGGGGACAATACCATTAGTGAAATTGCAAAATAGATCTATTGATAAGACGAAGAAGATACCATGGCTCATATCGATATTAGTTCCAGAAGAAAAAAGAAGTTTTATTACCGAAAAGCTGCTTTATTATGGAATTGAGACACGTGATTTCTTTATTACATTAAGTGATATGAAGATATATCAGAAATATAAGTTTTCTGACACTAATAGTAAAAAGTTGTCTCGTTGTGGGATTAACCTTCCAACAAATAATAAAGTCGATGATAATGTGATTGAATTGATTACAAAAATTATTCGTGAAGTTATAGATAGCAGAGGATAA
- a CDS encoding transcription termination/antitermination NusG family protein → MWYVIQVKSGEEQKLKFLIESRLDRKYYRSCIIPVYESVRRRKEKCLIMLCRLLPGYILIDTDEPIEVQKVLNKIPDFAEILGTRENKESEKTFIPIGKEDEEFLKSILDDGVMHVSYVHLSKTNRIDKVIGPLKNYYKYITKMEYRHRYATIEAEIFGKKRIINFGLWGDGDPRLPWLEEKKKDLREPLADNSYQFDNDLLIHVGDKIMYPEVYGDRIFTVDYINQSSKIIHSTISMFGCERKIEMFAEDVKKIS, encoded by the coding sequence ATGTGGTATGTGATTCAGGTAAAGAGCGGTGAGGAACAGAAACTAAAGTTTCTGATAGAAAGCAGACTTGACAGAAAATACTATAGGAGCTGCATCATACCAGTTTATGAAAGTGTCAGGCGGAGAAAAGAAAAGTGTTTGATCATGTTATGTAGGCTTTTGCCAGGATATATTTTGATAGATACAGATGAACCGATAGAAGTTCAAAAAGTATTGAATAAAATTCCGGATTTTGCAGAAATTCTTGGAACTAGAGAAAATAAAGAGTCTGAGAAAACCTTTATACCGATTGGTAAAGAAGATGAAGAATTCTTGAAAAGCATTCTTGATGATGGTGTCATGCATGTGAGCTATGTTCACCTGTCAAAAACAAATCGCATAGATAAAGTTATCGGACCGTTGAAAAATTATTATAAATATATAACAAAGATGGAATATAGACATCGTTATGCAACTATAGAAGCAGAGATATTTGGAAAGAAAAGAATAATAAACTTTGGACTATGGGGCGATGGGGATCCACGTCTGCCATGGCTGGAGGAAAAAAAGAAAGATTTAAGAGAGCCATTAGCGGATAATAGCTATCAATTCGATAATGATCTGCTTATACATGTAGGCGATAAGATCATGTATCCGGAAGTCTACGGCGACAGGATCTTTACAGTAGATTACATAAATCAGTCTAGTAAAATAATCCATTCAACAATAAGTATGTTTGGATGTGAAAGAAAGATTGAAATGTTTGCAGAGGATGTTAAGAAGATAAGTTAA
- a CDS encoding TIM barrel protein: MCEIYVSTGAFKSRNLRDVLKLAKNAKLHYIELAPGLKHDEDISYLIKNNADVFSFLVHNYFPAPKEDFTLNLASTNSSVINRSMDMCKGNIELCYSLGIPYYSIHCGFCFDTDGEHLGKSSQVGLDCVPVEVAKDVFISNLKELCDYAKQYDIKITIENNVLAGFASDKKNIMLGVTSEDIKEILERCSRSNLQLLLDLGHAKVSSKSLNFNLLQMVDDLKEYIMEVHISDNDGINDLNLPIKQDSYDLLRCLELLKNKIWTIEAYNLEIKEIEEQIALLSKSKESRNE; encoded by the coding sequence ATGTGTGAAATATATGTTAGTACAGGTGCTTTTAAAAGCAGGAATTTAAGGGATGTTTTAAAATTAGCTAAGAATGCAAAATTGCATTACATTGAACTAGCACCAGGGTTGAAGCATGATGAGGATATATCTTATTTGATTAAGAATAATGCAGATGTTTTTTCGTTTTTAGTTCATAACTATTTCCCAGCACCGAAAGAAGACTTTACACTTAATTTGGCTTCTACTAATTCGTCAGTCATAAATAGAAGCATGGATATGTGTAAAGGCAATATAGAATTATGTTATAGTCTTGGAATCCCTTATTATTCTATTCACTGTGGTTTCTGTTTTGATACAGATGGAGAACATTTAGGCAAGTCATCACAGGTTGGTTTGGACTGTGTTCCTGTAGAAGTGGCTAAGGATGTATTTATAAGCAATTTGAAAGAGTTGTGTGATTATGCAAAACAATATGATATTAAAATAACAATAGAAAATAATGTATTAGCTGGATTTGCTTCTGATAAAAAGAATATTATGTTGGGGGTTACTTCTGAAGACATTAAGGAGATATTAGAAAGATGTAGCAGAAGCAATTTACAGTTACTGTTAGATTTGGGTCATGCAAAAGTTTCAAGTAAATCATTGAATTTTAACCTTCTTCAAATGGTTGATGATTTAAAAGAGTATATTATGGAAGTTCATATAAGCGATAATGATGGAATTAATGACTTGAACTTGCCAATCAAACAAGATTCTTATGATTTGCTTAGGTGTTTAGAATTGCTGAAGAATAAAATTTGGACGATAGAAGCTTATAATTTGGAAATAAAGGAAATAGAGGAGCAGATAGCATTACTTTCAAAATCAAAGGAGAGTCGCAATGAATAA
- a CDS encoding acylneuraminate cytidylyltransferase family protein has protein sequence MEKLAVIPARSGSKGLRDKNILELCGKPLMAYSIMAALESGCFSTVMVSTDSEVYAEIARKYGAEIPFLRSKNNSSDKSDKWDVVNEVLDKYSKRGFSFEDVCVLQPTSPLRNADDIRRAYDVMERWNADAVVSVCECLHPPMWSSQLGENGNMNGFDRPEMYKSRQELGNYYQLNGAIFIAKTSIVKRGGRIYESGCYAYVMDKDRSIDIDSELDFKLAGLLMEQDVNV, from the coding sequence ATTGAAAAATTGGCGGTAATACCAGCAAGGAGTGGCTCAAAAGGATTAAGAGATAAAAATATATTGGAATTGTGCGGAAAGCCATTAATGGCATACAGTATTATGGCTGCATTAGAATCTGGTTGTTTTTCTACTGTTATGGTTTCCACTGATAGTGAAGTGTATGCAGAAATTGCAAGAAAATATGGTGCAGAAATCCCTTTCTTAAGAAGCAAAAATAATTCATCCGATAAATCCGACAAATGGGATGTTGTAAACGAGGTACTTGATAAATATAGCAAGAGGGGTTTTTCTTTTGAAGATGTGTGTGTGCTTCAGCCAACATCGCCACTGAGAAACGCAGATGATATAAGAAGAGCTTATGATGTCATGGAAAGATGGAATGCAGATGCTGTTGTAAGTGTGTGTGAATGTTTACATCCACCGATGTGGAGTTCGCAATTAGGCGAAAATGGAAACATGAATGGCTTTGACAGACCTGAAATGTATAAATCAAGGCAAGAATTGGGAAATTATTATCAACTTAATGGGGCAATATTTATAGCAAAAACTAGTATTGTTAAACGTGGTGGAAGGATATACGAAAGTGGATGTTATGCATATGTTATGGATAAAGATAGAAGTATTGATATAGATTCTGAATTGGATTTTAAACTGGCAGGGCTACTTATGGAACAAGACGTCAATGTGTGA
- a CDS encoding reverse transcriptase domain-containing protein produces the protein MVFTSIGHFINVDMLRNCHEKMDKDKVVGIDGITKEEYSQRLDENLAELIERMKKKSYHPKPARRVEIPKDNGKTRPLSIYCYEDKLVQEALKRVLEAVFGPHFYNEMMGFRPNRGCHDALRLLNSQIYCKTSWILDADIK, from the coding sequence ATGGTGTTCACGTCTATCGGGCATTTTATAAACGTAGATATGTTGAGAAACTGCCATGAAAAGATGGATAAGGACAAGGTAGTAGGAATCGATGGAATTACCAAAGAAGAATACAGCCAGAGGTTGGATGAGAACCTTGCAGAGCTGATAGAAAGGATGAAAAAGAAATCCTATCATCCTAAACCAGCAAGGCGGGTGGAGATACCAAAAGACAACGGGAAGACCAGACCGCTTAGTATATATTGCTATGAGGACAAGCTCGTGCAGGAGGCACTTAAGAGGGTGCTGGAGGCAGTATTTGGGCCACATTTTTATAATGAGATGATGGGATTTCGCCCCAATAGGGGATGCCATGATGCACTGAGGCTATTGAACAGTCAGATTTATTGTAAAACTAGCTGGATATTAGACGCAGATATTAAATAA